One region of Osmia lignaria lignaria isolate PbOS001 chromosome 7, iyOsmLign1, whole genome shotgun sequence genomic DNA includes:
- the AstA-R1 gene encoding allatostatin A receptor 1: protein MLQEMEMHLEKIITNLTNTSRSMHDNESYEIDEDSEFNFNRQQVERIVEVVVPIFFGMIGIVGLVGNSLVVIVVAANPGMRSTTNILIINLAVADLLFVIFCIPFTATDFVLPFWPFGNVWCKIVQYLIIVTAYASVYTLVLMSLDRYLAVVHPITSMSWRTENHAILAICIAWAMIFAISTPALVVHGEFQDVDDSSSENLTACRILPQYNWPIFQMSFFLLSYLLPLMLICFFYICMLVRLWRGERVSAESRRGRRRVTRLVLVVVGVFAFCWCPIQVILVTKSLNVYPLTSATIMVQIASHILAYTNSCVNPILYAFLSDSFRKAFRKIIYCRPRPDQNRQLGPLTKTTRAASTGDIL from the exons ATGCTTCAAGAGATGGAGATGCACTTGGAGAAAATTATCACTAATCTCACGAATACTTCGCGCTCGATGCACGACAACGAATCGTACGAAATCGACGAGGATTCCGAGTTCAATTTCAATCGTCAACAAGTGGAGAGAATCGTCGAAGTGGTGGTACCGATATTTTTTGGCATGATCGGTATAGTTGGACTCGTTGGGAATTCTTTAGTGGTGATCGTCGTTGCTGCTAATCCCGGTATGAGATCGACAACGAACATTTTAATCATCAATCTGGCGGTGGCCGATCTGTTGTTCGTCATTTTTTGTATTCCGTTCACCGCGACCGATTTTGTGTTACCATTTTGGCCGTTTGGAAACGTTTGGTGCAAGATCGTTCAGTACCTTATCATCGTCACTGCCTATGCCAGCGTTTATACCTTGGTTCTGATGAGCCTTGACAG GTACTTGGCGGTGGTTCATCCTATTACCTCAATGTCATGGAGAACTGAAAATCACGCGATCCTCGCGATTTGCATCGCATGGGCGATGATTTTTGCAATATCCACGCCTGCCCTGGTTGTTCATGGCGAG TTTCAGGACGTGGACGATTCGTCATCGGAGAACCTAACGGCTTGTCGAATTCTGCCACAGTATAATTGGCCTATCTTCCAAATGTCGTTCTTCTTGCTGAGTTACCTGCTGCCGCTGATGCTGATATGCTTCTTTTACATTTGCATGCTCGTCAGGCTATGGCGCGGGGAACGCGTCAGCGCCGAGAGTCGACGCGGAAGAAGACGAGTTACGAGGCTGGTGCTCGTCGTAGTTGGCGTTTTCGCCTTTTGTTGGTGCCCTATACAG GTAATCCTGGTAACAAAGTCACTAAACGTGTATCCATTGACATCAGCGACGATTATGGTGCAAATAGCCAGTCACATTTTGGCATACACGAACAGCTGTGTCAATCCTATCCTCTACGCTTTCCTGAGCGACAGTTTTCGAAAAGCATTTCGAAAAATCATTTACTGTAGACCTCGGCCCGATCAAAACAGGCAACTGGGACCATTGACGAAAACTACGAGAGCTGCCAGTACTGGTGACATCCTTTAG